One window of the Chryseobacterium camelliae genome contains the following:
- a CDS encoding LysM peptidoglycan-binding domain-containing protein has translation MDIIKYEIQKEDTLESIAAKEHISVEELVGFHNENCGLTHMIIGSEIPLQLNFVLLEKDRSQHNSPDHEGFENQCRYRCEQVNTSKFNGVLEHYVEQKFQYLLKLNFSERKGFVKLEDYNKSISSAIIADTFDFIEATEKIKNNVVFRLDRTGKIDEILNTEEINSAWNVFKKENLHSLPFIKKLQEVNPSAIRELINIGDQQFSVDANNNEEYWRNFFYFCCFDQYLFSSDWEERDFDLISTIVPPLIIPLKIRYDKVDESNGMVTVRKVAEYAMSEDLKKQITERYDELHKNVVGYNFTDYKLIFRTTVEIDSETRILKTGKVVLKEEIADNIENECIFTVKKLENFVP, from the coding sequence ATGGATATTATTAAATACGAAATACAGAAAGAAGATACTTTAGAATCAATTGCGGCAAAAGAACATATTTCTGTCGAAGAATTAGTCGGTTTTCATAATGAAAATTGTGGTTTAACCCATATGATTATCGGGAGTGAAATTCCTTTGCAACTTAATTTTGTATTGCTTGAAAAAGACAGAAGTCAACATAATAGCCCTGATCATGAAGGTTTTGAAAATCAATGTAGATACCGGTGTGAACAGGTAAACACTTCGAAATTTAACGGGGTTCTGGAGCATTATGTAGAGCAGAAGTTTCAATATCTTCTAAAATTAAATTTTTCCGAAAGGAAAGGTTTTGTAAAACTTGAAGATTACAACAAATCTATTTCTTCTGCTATAATAGCCGATACTTTTGATTTTATAGAAGCGACGGAAAAAATTAAAAATAATGTAGTATTCAGGCTTGACCGGACGGGAAAAATTGATGAGATATTAAATACAGAAGAGATCAATTCTGCATGGAATGTTTTCAAAAAAGAGAATCTGCACAGTTTGCCATTTATTAAAAAATTGCAGGAAGTTAATCCATCAGCTATCCGGGAATTAATAAACATTGGCGATCAGCAGTTTTCTGTTGACGCCAATAATAATGAAGAATACTGGCGCAACTTTTTCTATTTCTGTTGTTTCGATCAGTATCTGTTCAGCAGCGACTGGGAGGAACGGGATTTTGACCTAATATCTACAATTGTACCGCCGCTCATTATTCCCTTGAAAATCAGGTATGATAAAGTAGACGAAAGCAATGGAATGGTAACCGTAAGAAAAGTGGCAGAATACGCTATGTCAGAGGATCTGAAAAAACAGATTACTGAAAGATATGATGAATTACATAAAAACGTTGTAGGCTATAATTTCACAGATTATAAGCTCATTTTCAGGACCACTGTAGAAATAGACAGTGAAACAAGGATTTTGAAAACAGGCAAAGTGGTTTTAAAAGAAGAGATCGCTGATAATATTGAGAACGAATGTATATTCACCGTAAAAAAGCTGGAAAATTTTGTTCCTTAA
- a CDS encoding ATP-binding protein — protein sequence MKLKTKLTLGVGLLFLLIVLLSVMGSVYINKLKSDTEKILNANYNSIEFSKNMLLALDRIETDREAAVQAFRKNNELQEKNLTESGEKEATQSLNLHFNSYLQHPDDEKEKLIREDLVRIMTLNMKGIERKSDMAIITAENATFWIVSLGTVCFLIAFVLLFKLPQTIAEPISQLTSGIRQIANKNYSERVHFKGSEEFNDLARSFNVMAEKLQEYESSTLSKQLMDKKRIETLVNNMHDAVIGLDENHFIYMINNEALKITHLNKEEIIGKTVHEVAVNNDLVRELLKNMNHPQKDPIKIVADHKENYFEQEVVPINIIKTGENEKKYIGRVILLRNITPFKELDFAKTNFIATISHELKTPISAIKMGVQLLENQKFGELNEQQKELLKSINEDGQRLLDITGELLNLSQVETGNIRLNIEPCSPKELVQAAIKNVEKLAEQKNISIVTDYETGDQDAVAADFDKTVWVMNNFLSNAIKHSFQDETISIRVERKGSSVSFSITDTGKGIDEKYHRQIFDRYFQVPGEHQNGTGLGLAISKNFIEKQHGEIGVKSSLNQGSTFYFLLPVK from the coding sequence ATGAAACTCAAAACAAAACTTACCTTAGGCGTCGGCCTCCTTTTTTTACTGATCGTTTTGCTTTCAGTAATGGGATCTGTCTACATCAATAAATTGAAATCGGACACGGAAAAAATCCTTAATGCCAATTACAACAGCATCGAATTTTCCAAAAATATGCTGCTTGCGCTGGACAGGATTGAAACGGACCGGGAAGCTGCCGTACAGGCTTTCAGGAAAAATAATGAACTTCAGGAAAAAAACCTGACGGAATCCGGCGAAAAGGAAGCCACCCAAAGCCTGAACCTGCACTTCAACAGCTACCTGCAACATCCGGATGATGAAAAGGAAAAACTGATCCGCGAAGACCTGGTCAGGATCATGACGCTTAACATGAAAGGGATTGAGCGGAAAAGCGATATGGCTATTATCACCGCAGAAAATGCCACGTTCTGGATTGTCAGCCTGGGAACCGTATGTTTCCTGATCGCTTTTGTACTGCTGTTCAAACTTCCTCAGACGATTGCAGAACCGATCAGCCAGCTTACATCCGGCATCCGGCAGATTGCCAATAAGAATTACAGTGAAAGGGTCCATTTCAAGGGCAGTGAAGAATTCAACGACCTGGCCCGGTCATTCAATGTCATGGCTGAAAAGCTTCAGGAATACGAAAGCAGTACCCTGTCTAAACAGCTGATGGATAAAAAGCGTATTGAAACCTTGGTCAACAATATGCATGATGCAGTCATTGGCCTTGATGAAAACCATTTCATTTACATGATCAATAATGAGGCTCTGAAAATCACCCATTTAAATAAGGAAGAAATCATCGGGAAGACGGTTCATGAAGTTGCCGTTAATAATGACCTGGTCCGGGAACTGCTGAAGAACATGAATCATCCGCAGAAAGACCCGATCAAAATCGTTGCGGATCACAAAGAAAATTATTTTGAGCAGGAAGTGGTTCCGATCAATATCATAAAAACGGGTGAGAATGAAAAAAAATACATCGGCAGGGTCATCCTGCTAAGAAATATTACGCCGTTCAAAGAGCTGGATTTTGCCAAGACCAATTTTATCGCCACGATTTCCCATGAGCTGAAAACGCCTATTTCGGCGATCAAAATGGGTGTGCAATTGCTGGAAAACCAGAAATTCGGAGAACTTAATGAACAGCAGAAGGAACTGCTGAAAAGCATCAATGAAGACGGGCAACGACTGCTGGATATTACCGGAGAACTGCTAAACCTTTCACAGGTTGAAACCGGAAATATCCGGCTGAATATTGAACCGTGCTCTCCTAAAGAATTGGTTCAGGCTGCCATAAAGAATGTGGAAAAACTTGCGGAACAGAAGAATATTTCAATTGTCACCGACTATGAAACCGGAGACCAGGATGCTGTGGCCGCTGATTTTGATAAGACCGTCTGGGTGATGAATAATTTTCTGAGCAATGCCATCAAACACTCTTTTCAGGATGAAACCATTTCCATCCGGGTAGAAAGGAAAGGATCCTCTGTGTCCTTCAGCATTACAGACACCGGGAAAGGGATTGATGAAAAATACCACCGCCAGATTTTCGACCGCTATTTCCAGGTCCCGGGAGAGCACCAGAACGGCACCGGACTCGGACTGGCTATTTCCAAGAACTTCATTGAGAAGCAGCACGGGGAAATCGGGGTTAAAAGTTCACTGAATCAGGGCAGTACTTTTTATTTTTTGCTGCCGGTGAAATAA
- a CDS encoding histidine kinase — protein MSSAKDFSELIQKSRKGKFKIYIGMSAGVGKTFRMLQEAHSMIRNGIDVKIGYVETHGREETQALTEGIPEIPRRSSFYKGKNLEEMDLQAIINLHPEVVIVDELAHTNIEGSKNKKRWQDVLEILDNGINVISAMNIQHIESLNEEVRKITGIEVMERVPDKILAMADEVVNIDLTADELLTRLKEGKIYKKEKIQTALQNFFQSGHILQLRELALKEVATHVEKKVETEIRTENFKPVKFLACISSNGKIAKNIIRKTARLASYYNSPWTVLYIQKPSESLEKIALDKQRYLINNFNLAQELGAKVIRVQNNSVYSGILEYVVEHNITTVCMGKPHARLWQRVFGYSWIYSLMNRLNERQTDIIILS, from the coding sequence ATGTCTTCAGCAAAAGATTTTTCAGAACTGATTCAGAAATCCCGGAAAGGGAAATTCAAAATCTACATCGGGATGAGCGCCGGTGTGGGAAAGACGTTCCGGATGCTTCAGGAGGCCCATTCCATGATACGGAACGGGATTGATGTTAAAATCGGTTATGTTGAAACACACGGACGTGAAGAGACCCAGGCCCTGACCGAAGGAATACCTGAAATCCCGAGAAGGTCATCGTTCTATAAGGGCAAAAACCTGGAGGAAATGGACCTGCAGGCGATCATCAACCTTCACCCGGAAGTGGTTATCGTGGACGAACTGGCGCACACCAATATCGAAGGCTCAAAAAATAAAAAAAGATGGCAGGATGTGCTGGAAATCCTGGACAACGGAATTAACGTCATCAGCGCCATGAACATCCAGCATATTGAAAGCCTGAATGAGGAAGTCCGGAAGATCACCGGGATCGAAGTAATGGAGCGGGTCCCGGACAAGATCCTGGCCATGGCTGATGAAGTGGTTAATATAGATCTCACAGCTGATGAATTGCTTACCCGCCTGAAAGAAGGCAAGATTTATAAAAAAGAAAAAATACAGACCGCTTTACAGAACTTTTTCCAGAGCGGGCATATTTTGCAGCTGCGTGAGCTGGCGCTGAAGGAAGTGGCGACCCATGTGGAAAAGAAGGTGGAAACGGAGATCAGGACGGAAAACTTCAAGCCCGTAAAGTTTCTGGCCTGCATCAGCAGCAACGGGAAAATAGCCAAAAACATCATCCGGAAGACCGCACGGCTGGCCAGTTATTATAACAGTCCGTGGACCGTTCTCTATATTCAGAAACCTTCGGAAAGCCTGGAAAAAATTGCTCTGGATAAACAGCGTTATTTGATTAATAATTTTAATTTAGCACAGGAATTGGGCGCCAAAGTCATCCGTGTACAGAACAACAGCGTGTACAGCGGCATTCTGGAGTATGTTGTTGAACACAATATCACCACGGTATGTATGGGAAAGCCTCATGCGAGATTATGGCAGAGGGTGTTCGGGTACAGCTGGATCTATTCGCTGATGAACCGCCTGAATGAACGGCAGACCGATATTATTATTTTATCCTGA
- a CDS encoding immunity 22 family protein, with protein MQTETLDFWVGNFNSEEDFYEFVEEDENYYLLEESDDTHISQFAASQDTVWFDHDLVEYGFEDGNRTIYEKFAGYSFAEQWLPILVNRLNEINLKFDINALIFVSQGQVLKPVSVENDFFSLAYVGGIEYSF; from the coding sequence ATGCAGACAGAAACATTAGATTTTTGGGTAGGAAATTTCAACAGTGAGGAGGATTTTTATGAATTTGTGGAGGAAGATGAGAACTATTATCTTCTCGAAGAATCTGATGACACGCATATTTCGCAGTTTGCAGCTTCACAGGATACGGTTTGGTTCGATCATGATCTGGTAGAATACGGTTTCGAAGACGGGAACAGAACGATCTACGAGAAATTTGCCGGATATTCCTTTGCCGAACAATGGCTTCCGATCCTCGTCAACAGGCTTAATGAGATCAACCTGAAATTTGATATCAATGCCCTAATTTTTGTAAGCCAGGGACAGGTTCTTAAACCCGTTTCGGTTGAAAATGATTTTTTCTCCCTGGCGTATGTGGGGGGAATTGAATATAGCTTTTAA
- a CDS encoding immunity 51 family protein, which translates to MEAYNFETAIKPFFWVASEKTFSVCLNAGTYKPEIFEWRKDEGFEGNGYDWASLAKVFVEEKRPDLAGDIKFDPEADMFCAYSENPEHLKEFITAFKKTCEDEVQVQDLLLKAEID; encoded by the coding sequence ATGGAAGCGTACAATTTTGAAACGGCAATTAAACCCTTTTTCTGGGTTGCCTCAGAAAAGACATTTTCAGTATGTTTAAATGCAGGAACGTATAAACCGGAGATTTTTGAATGGAGAAAGGATGAAGGTTTCGAAGGGAACGGGTACGACTGGGCGTCACTGGCAAAAGTTTTCGTGGAAGAAAAGAGGCCCGACCTGGCCGGAGACATCAAATTTGATCCGGAAGCCGATATGTTCTGTGCCTATTCTGAAAACCCGGAGCATTTAAAAGAATTTATCACCGCATTTAAAAAGACCTGTGAAGATGAAGTCCAGGTACAGGACCTCCTGCTGAAAGCGGAAATAGATTAA
- a CDS encoding porin: MKKFITTTFLLGLFLSKAQTSDSAAVQPKLTFSGYAELFYTYDFNEPANHIRQNFLYSYNRHNEVNLNLGLVKAAYQTENMRANLALMAGTYAQDNLAAEQNALRYVNEANIGIRISKTKNLWIDAGIMPSHIGWESAIGKDNINLTRSFAAENSPYFETGAKVSYTTDNGKWFISGLVLNGWQRIAKPEGNQTISFGHQVIYKPNDKITLNSSSFIGNDKAKAEKKMRYFHDLFGNFQLTDQFSTTLGFDIGAEQKEKGSHQYNLWYSPNILMKYQLNDQWAVAGRLEYYSDRNGVIISTGTPNGFQTYGYSLNVDYTIFKNVIFRTEARGFTSKDAILMKNDEVLKGNFFLTTSLAAWF, encoded by the coding sequence ATGAAAAAATTCATCACCACCACATTTTTACTAGGCTTATTTTTATCTAAAGCCCAAACCTCAGATTCAGCGGCCGTTCAGCCTAAACTAACTTTTTCCGGCTATGCGGAGCTGTTCTATACCTATGATTTCAATGAACCGGCCAATCATATCCGGCAGAACTTCCTGTATTCGTATAACCGGCACAATGAAGTCAACCTGAACCTGGGATTGGTAAAAGCTGCCTATCAGACCGAAAACATGCGTGCTAACCTGGCTCTGATGGCCGGAACCTATGCCCAGGACAACCTGGCAGCTGAGCAGAATGCCCTGCGATATGTTAATGAAGCGAATATCGGGATCAGGATTTCGAAAACGAAAAATCTCTGGATCGACGCCGGTATCATGCCCTCCCATATCGGCTGGGAAAGTGCCATAGGAAAGGACAATATCAATCTTACCCGGAGTTTTGCCGCAGAAAACAGCCCTTATTTTGAGACCGGAGCCAAAGTTTCCTATACTACAGACAACGGAAAATGGTTCATCAGCGGGCTGGTCCTGAACGGATGGCAGCGGATTGCCAAGCCGGAAGGCAACCAGACGATTTCTTTCGGGCATCAGGTGATCTATAAGCCTAATGATAAGATTACGCTGAACAGCAGCTCTTTTATAGGAAACGATAAAGCCAAGGCAGAAAAGAAAATGCGGTATTTCCATGATCTCTTCGGAAATTTTCAACTGACGGACCAATTTTCAACCACACTGGGTTTTGATATCGGAGCCGAACAAAAGGAGAAAGGCAGCCACCAGTACAACCTTTGGTACAGCCCGAATATCCTGATGAAATATCAGCTGAATGATCAATGGGCTGTAGCCGGCCGGCTGGAATATTACAGTGACAGAAACGGAGTCATCATCAGTACAGGAACGCCTAACGGATTTCAGACCTACGGCTATTCCCTGAACGTGGATTATACAATTTTTAAAAATGTGATATTCCGTACAGAGGCCAGGGGATTCACTTCTAAAGATGCCATATTGATGAAAAACGACGAAGTACTGAAAGGAAACTTTTTCCTTACCACCAGTTTAGCAGCCTGGTTTTAA
- a CDS encoding YdeI/OmpD-associated family protein — MKAKFFKVPQEFREWFEKHHLTEKELLVGFYKVGTGKPSMTWPESVDQALCFGWIDGVRKSIDQESYSIRFTPRKPTSIWSAVNIKKMGELTQSGLVTEAGLRAFALRTKEKSAIYSHENESPELTSEFEKQFIAHTTAWEFFNSQAPSYRKAVLHWIMGAKQEKTRISRLEKTIRESGNQKRIL, encoded by the coding sequence ATGAAAGCTAAATTTTTTAAGGTTCCTCAGGAGTTCAGAGAATGGTTTGAAAAGCATCACCTGACAGAAAAAGAACTTCTGGTAGGCTTTTATAAGGTTGGAACCGGAAAACCTTCGATGACCTGGCCGGAATCGGTAGATCAGGCATTATGCTTCGGATGGATCGATGGGGTGCGAAAATCGATTGATCAGGAAAGTTACAGCATTCGTTTTACACCCAGGAAACCTACGAGCATCTGGAGTGCTGTTAATATCAAAAAGATGGGTGAACTAACCCAATCCGGCCTTGTAACGGAAGCAGGATTAAGGGCTTTTGCACTTCGGACAAAAGAAAAATCTGCCATATATTCGCATGAAAATGAATCACCTGAATTAACCAGTGAATTTGAAAAACAGTTTATCGCCCATACAACAGCATGGGAGTTTTTCAACAGCCAGGCGCCATCATACCGGAAGGCGGTATTGCATTGGATTATGGGTGCAAAGCAGGAAAAAACCAGAATTTCAAGATTAGAAAAAACAATCAGAGAAAGTGGAAATCAGAAAAGGATATTGTAA
- the polA gene encoding DNA polymerase I, with translation MDATQDKRLFLIDAYAMIFRGYYALIRNPRLTSTGLDTSAIFGFTNSLIELIRRERPTHLAVVFDVGEASIRTTDFTEYKANRSETPEAITAAIPYIHRILQAMHIPILGVTGYEADDVIGTIACKAEKEGYTTFMVTPDKDFAQLVTDKIKIYKPGLKGSEVEILGVEEVKAKYQIENPKQVIDFLAMMGDSVDNIPGLDGVGEKTAMKFLKEYGSIENLLANTHELKGKLKEKVEASAERGILSKKLATIICDAPVEFHQEQYDLETPDFEKVKEVFDEIEFRRLYDNLYRAFAPIVSGNTTVTNVEITITETTPQQKVAQAVGQLDLFATYEELDQAAGTKSTIEHNDHLYQFVDNPKAQKMLVRNLLKQRVVCFDTETTSLNELEAELVGMSFSYKKGLAYYVPVSEDQGEALQTLEIFRPFFEKEDLVKVAHNLKFDYKILRRYNITVKGAMFDTMIAHYLLNPDGRHGMDYLSEVYLGYKPVSIETIIGKKGKNQGNFRDADLRTQTDYAAEDADVTFQLYELFAPQLKKENLEDLFFNIEMPLMEVLAKMELAGISLDEKWLAQESIDLENDLRQLEQKIFELSGEEFNVNSPKQLGEVLFEKLQLDPKAKKTKTGQYATSEDILQKLASKHEIIQHILEYRTYQKLKSTYVDALPSQIEKSDNRVHTNFSQTTAATGRLASVNPNLQNIPIRTLRGQQIRGAFVAGEGKKIISADYSQIELRLIAEISGEDNMIKAFQNGEDIHASTAAKLFNIPLEEVSKIQRSQAKTVNFGILYGQGAFALAEQTGLSRSEAKQMIEAYFETYSKLKAYMAEQVKKAREIGYVETILGRKRHLKDISSNNFVVRAHAERNAVNAPIQGSAADVVKMAMIKIQKELEKEKLKTRMLLQVHDELVFESPVDEVEVATNIIKMEMENAIETQVPLLVEVGVGDNWLEAH, from the coding sequence ATGGACGCTACACAGGATAAAAGGCTCTTTCTTATCGATGCCTATGCAATGATTTTCAGGGGATATTATGCATTGATCAGGAACCCAAGGCTTACCAGTACAGGACTGGATACTTCTGCTATCTTCGGGTTTACCAACTCTCTGATCGAACTGATCAGGAGGGAAAGGCCTACCCATCTGGCTGTTGTGTTCGATGTGGGAGAAGCCAGCATCAGGACAACGGATTTTACTGAATACAAAGCTAACAGGAGTGAAACGCCAGAGGCGATCACGGCTGCTATTCCATATATCCACCGCATCCTGCAGGCGATGCACATCCCGATTTTAGGGGTAACCGGTTATGAAGCTGATGATGTAATCGGTACGATTGCCTGTAAAGCGGAAAAAGAAGGGTACACCACATTTATGGTGACCCCGGATAAAGATTTTGCCCAGCTGGTAACGGATAAAATCAAAATTTACAAACCCGGGCTGAAAGGCAGCGAGGTGGAAATTTTAGGCGTGGAAGAGGTAAAAGCAAAATACCAGATCGAAAATCCTAAGCAGGTCATCGATTTCCTTGCGATGATGGGTGACTCTGTGGATAATATTCCGGGACTGGATGGCGTTGGAGAGAAGACAGCCATGAAATTCCTGAAAGAGTACGGAAGCATCGAAAATCTCCTGGCCAATACCCATGAACTGAAAGGAAAACTTAAGGAAAAAGTGGAAGCCTCTGCGGAACGCGGGATTTTATCAAAAAAATTAGCGACCATTATCTGTGATGCCCCGGTAGAATTCCACCAGGAACAATATGACCTTGAAACTCCTGATTTCGAAAAAGTGAAAGAAGTCTTCGACGAAATCGAGTTCAGAAGATTGTATGATAACCTGTACAGGGCTTTTGCACCTATCGTAAGCGGAAATACAACCGTTACAAATGTTGAAATCACTATAACAGAAACCACACCTCAGCAGAAAGTAGCGCAGGCCGTAGGGCAGCTGGACCTTTTTGCTACTTATGAAGAGCTGGATCAGGCGGCAGGAACGAAATCAACTATTGAGCATAACGATCACCTGTATCAGTTCGTCGACAATCCGAAGGCACAAAAAATGCTGGTCAGGAACCTCTTGAAGCAACGAGTAGTATGTTTTGATACCGAAACCACCTCACTCAATGAGCTGGAAGCCGAACTGGTAGGCATGAGTTTCTCATACAAAAAAGGACTGGCTTATTATGTCCCGGTCTCCGAAGATCAGGGAGAAGCACTCCAGACCTTGGAGATTTTCAGGCCTTTCTTTGAAAAAGAAGACCTGGTGAAAGTCGCGCACAATTTAAAGTTCGATTATAAAATCCTCAGAAGGTATAATATAACCGTAAAAGGAGCCATGTTTGATACCATGATCGCGCATTACCTGCTGAACCCGGATGGAAGGCACGGAATGGATTACCTTTCTGAAGTTTACCTCGGCTATAAACCTGTTTCCATCGAAACCATCATCGGGAAAAAAGGAAAAAATCAAGGCAACTTCCGGGATGCGGACCTGAGGACGCAGACGGATTATGCGGCAGAAGATGCGGATGTGACCTTCCAGTTATACGAACTCTTTGCTCCGCAGCTGAAAAAAGAAAACCTGGAAGACCTGTTTTTCAATATCGAAATGCCACTGATGGAAGTACTGGCCAAAATGGAGCTTGCCGGAATTTCCCTGGATGAAAAATGGCTGGCACAGGAAAGCATAGACCTGGAAAACGACCTGAGGCAACTGGAACAAAAAATATTTGAACTTTCCGGAGAGGAGTTCAACGTAAATTCACCGAAACAGCTCGGTGAAGTCCTGTTTGAAAAATTGCAGTTGGATCCTAAGGCAAAGAAGACCAAAACCGGGCAGTACGCCACTTCAGAAGATATCCTTCAGAAACTGGCATCCAAACATGAAATCATCCAGCATATCCTGGAATACCGGACCTATCAGAAATTAAAATCCACATACGTGGACGCGCTGCCGTCGCAGATTGAAAAATCCGATAACCGCGTCCATACCAACTTTTCGCAGACTACAGCAGCTACCGGCCGTCTGGCGAGTGTCAACCCAAACCTGCAGAATATCCCGATCCGTACATTGAGGGGACAGCAGATCAGGGGGGCTTTTGTGGCCGGAGAAGGCAAAAAAATTATCTCTGCCGATTATTCCCAGATCGAGCTGAGGCTGATTGCTGAAATTTCCGGTGAAGATAACATGATCAAAGCCTTTCAGAATGGGGAAGATATCCATGCTTCCACTGCTGCAAAACTCTTTAATATTCCACTGGAGGAAGTATCCAAAATCCAGCGTAGCCAGGCCAAAACCGTAAACTTCGGGATCTTATACGGCCAGGGTGCCTTTGCACTGGCGGAGCAGACCGGATTGTCCAGAAGCGAGGCCAAGCAGATGATCGAAGCCTATTTTGAAACGTATTCCAAGCTGAAGGCCTATATGGCGGAACAGGTGAAGAAAGCCCGCGAAATCGGCTATGTGGAAACCATTTTAGGAAGGAAACGCCATCTGAAAGACATCAGCTCCAATAACTTTGTTGTGCGTGCCCACGCCGAAAGGAATGCCGTGAATGCCCCAATCCAGGGAAGTGCAGCCGATGTGGTGAAAATGGCCATGATCAAGATCCAGAAAGAACTGGAAAAAGAGAAGCTAAAGACCCGGATGCTGCTCCAGGTTCATGACGAATTGGTGTTTGAATCTCCGGTTGATGAGGTGGAAGTAGCCACCAACATCATCAAAATGGAAATGGAAAATGCAATTGAAACCCAGGTTCCGCTGCTGGTTGAAGTCGGCGTAGGGGATAACTGGCTGGAAGCGCATTGA
- a CDS encoding STM3941 family protein, with product MNEIHFYSSKIKSLILLILSSAFVYLFIHFYEELIYKSLFRIIISYIGCILFSFGIVYSMLILFRQKPLLTINNNEIIIYDPLRKKILVPFENVASFFETSSSYRGIKTSHQINIVMKNGRLKKSKIINTIFPQFENVGYTIQVNMLNVKTKKLMIILNSYLRGNSSQCQKK from the coding sequence ATGAATGAAATACATTTCTATTCAAGCAAAATAAAAAGTTTAATTCTGCTTATTTTATCTTCTGCTTTTGTTTATCTTTTTATTCATTTCTATGAAGAACTGATATACAAAAGCTTGTTCAGAATAATCATCAGCTATATTGGATGCATTCTTTTTTCCTTTGGTATCGTATATTCGATGCTGATTCTATTCAGGCAAAAACCATTGCTTACTATTAACAATAATGAGATTATTATTTATGATCCTTTACGAAAAAAGATATTGGTTCCTTTTGAAAATGTAGCAAGCTTCTTTGAAACATCTAGTTCTTACAGAGGAATTAAAACTTCGCATCAAATAAATATTGTGATGAAAAATGGAAGGCTAAAAAAAAGTAAAATTATCAACACTATTTTTCCTCAATTTGAAAATGTAGGATATACCATACAGGTTAATATGCTCAATGTTAAAACAAAAAAGTTAATGATTATTTTAAATTCATATCTGAGAGGTAATAGCTCACAGTGTCAAAAAAAATAA